The genomic region TTCCCCTGTCCTGAACACATTGACAAGAGAAACAGTTTTGTACGTCTGGGCAAGTGTTTGTTATGTGGTCCAACATAAAAGTATGATAGCTGTCTTAACCATGATGATCCGCACCAAAACAAAactatactccgtattttataaaagtgACCCACCTATAAACTAAATAGTCGATACTCAATTAACAAAGGATAACGTAACAAGCAGAGCCCTACTGCCACAACACACAAGTAAACTGCTCAATTTGTTCACTTGATTGATAGTCGTATTATCAGCAACTGAACATTGACGGACACAATTTCCTTACTTCTCCTTCCATGTAAATGCTGATAAAGTACATTGTCACCACTTCAGACATTTACACCCAACAAAAAAGGGATAGCAATTGAGATATAAGAAAACAAGCAGACAGTTCCCTATTTTTGAAAATGGTGTACCAAATACTCCCTCCACGCAGAAGTTTTCAGTTTTCACTCCATTTCtccaatatatgtgaggagtattttattgaaatggggtgaaaataggtgtgtggagggagtattagtttaACAATAGTAACATGAGTAAAATACTACAAATTCCTTCGATGGGGACAGTTCCCCATATACAAGCATATAAGACTATAGAGCATATACATCCCAGTGCTTGATGAAACAGTGTCAAACTCATTGTGATTGATGAAGGCCAATAGCTACACCAGCTGACCCGTCAGATGGTCAAAGCCATCAAAACAAATAAgaacataaaataaatataaaaaaaacaGAAGAAAGAAGTTAAAAAGATAGAAAAAAAATAGAGCAATACTAAACAGATGAGTAGATGAGTAGAAGAGTAGAAACATTGCCATACACACTTCAGAAAGGTACACTGCCATATACAAATGTTCAACATGCCATATACAAATGTTCCAACATAACAGCAGAAATATACTGCTAATAGTTACTAACTGAAGGAGCCTTTACCCCTCTAATACTCAAAAAGTTAAATACCTCCGAATTCTGTAATTGCAAGGTTTATGACTGGCCATGTTTAGCGAATAAGTAATTATTGTGTGCATCTTCATATGGTGCGATTGATAAAAAGTGACCAATTTATGATAAATTGTGATCATTTTATGTTAAAAAAGTGACCACTTTTAAAGGTGGTCACTTTATAATAATGAAAAGTGGACACAACATAAAATGGTTACTTCTtaccataaaatggtcatttttaTGTGGTCGCACCATAAGACGATCTAACAAAACACAGCACTAATATAATATGCCCAATTATAGAAAGCCCCAGAGGCTACAAGTACGACAtgcgtaccaaaaaaaaaaaaaaaactcatttttCCAACAAATGCCATAACTTGATAGTTTAGAGCACAAGACATGTCTTTCTTCTTAAAATTTAAAGGCACTCTAGCAACaatgtaaatatcaaatgttGCAAAAATTTGACATTCTAAAATTTGCAAAAATATCAAATGTTTCATatagaaggaagaagaaaaacaaaaatctATGTGCAAGCCCTTGACAATATTTCTTCCACCACTACAGTTACGTTCAGGAAAAAACATCCATTTAATTCCAGATAAAAAACAAATATCCGGAGGTTAAACAACAATTGAAATGTAACTGAAGGTTAAATGGTGTTTAGGACCATACTTAGCAAAACTGAAAAGTGTGGCTTTTTCCAATAAAGTAAAACACAGTAAAATCAACAGAGTAGCATAGCAGCAATAATAGCTACACCGACAAAATTTCAACAGAAAAACACTCAATTCAGAATCAAAATTAGAGTTCTAATCATATAAACAAGTAAAAGCAAGCAAGATACATAGAACATGAAAATCAATAAAAGAACTAAGCATTAAAAAAACATTCGACGTGTAGAAGATATCACTGAAATCTATACAAGTATACAACTATTCAAAACAACTAAGCCACGAGCACAATACTCTTACCTCCAGCATTTCTAAAATACACAAGAAATCATCAGTCACTAGCTATATTCAACCGAAAATTCCCCTTTCTAGCTAAACAGCAAATGCAAAAACATCATTGGAGAGTAGAATCAAGCGAATACCACAATTACCTATTATATCAAACACGGTTACAGTTTCCACACAAAATGATAGTTGCAAGGAATATCACAGACAATTCAACTACAACAAACTGTAACTctaaaaaagaataaaattagggtttttggtcAAAAAACTCCTCAAAAACCACAGTACTCTTAGCTCCAACATTTCGAAGATACACAAGAAATCAACAATCAATAGCTATATTCAACCGAAAATTCCGCTTTCTAGCAAACATAGCAAATGCAAAACCATCATCCCAGACTAGAAAAAGCGGACACCACGATTACCTACTGTATCTAAACAAAGTTAGGGTTTCCACACAACAATACTTGCAAGCAAATATCACCGCAAACTCCAGTAAAACCAACAGTAACCTCTACAAAAGGAATAAAATTACCAAACAGAACATGAAGAATAAGCGAATTCAACAATACAGTAACACAATTAGGGTTCCGAACAAAATGATACTATACTACATAGTACAAAAACAGCAATTTTTAGAATAATCAACAAAACACATCAAAAGAGAACAAAATTACGGTTTTCGGTCGAAAATGAACAGAATAACAGGATATTGCAAATTCCTCGACATTACAACAACAAAATGACACTATACTACATAGTACATAAATAGCAATTTTAGGATAATCAACAAAACACATGAAAAGAGCGATAAATTTAGGGTTTTTGGTCAAAACGAACGGAATAACAGGATATTGCAAATTCCTACACATTgtaacaaaattagggtttttaaacAAAATGATACTATACCACATAGTACATAAACAGCAATTTTTAGaataaacaacaaaacaaatcagAAAAtcgataaaattagggttttcgaacCTTGATCATTACGAGCAGTGAAGATGATAGTGCCAGTTTCATCACCGACAAGGCACTCAGCGATGCGAGTATTACGGCCGCGGCCGCGGTGAGGGACGGCGGTGGATGAGACAACAGTGGCGGTCAAGGTATGGCCGGTAGAACCAGGTTTGATTTGATCGACTTTTATGAACGTAGGTTTCCTTAATGGTGgccttgttgtttgttgttgattttgattttgcGAAGCCATTGTTGTTGTGTTGaggaaaccctaaccctaatttttCACGTTTGAGGAAGAAAGGGGGATTGGTTTGCTCACTCGTGTGTTTTTTTTACTCGAGAGACCCTCTTTCTAGTTTAAAATGACCTGCCAAACGGTCGGGTTGGTTTCGGGTCAGGTCAGTTTGAGTCGGGTATTTTTTGGGTTTGTAAAATTTAGGGTTTATAAGTGTGCATCATTCATGTTTTTTAGGGAAACAATAAATTTGGAACAATAAATATTTGAATCGGACTATATTGATTCGAGTTTATTGGGATTAGGAGTCATATTCGGGTCTTCAGTTTAGGTGTTGGTTAGGACGTTAGGACAATTTTGTCAGATTTaaggggtgtttggtaaacagtagtgatggggcatattctgcaccgctgaccaagtcaacatattgagcaaggtcaaagatatccacagcaagtcaacgacttagacgactGGCCGTCGGCCCGTGACTGCCAACTGGGTCCCGGCATGACAACGCCGGCACGGAACACataccgcgtactcatatccaagacccctcggcggtgagacACGGGGGCCCGCCGCCACCATAGGTCCCTCGGcgaggggtagatcgatctttccaccgctagccacttggccacttggccactacgtgacaaaaggtgaagtctataaatactcctcaaccttcattgaggaggaatcgaatccagaaatacacaacttaacctaaatacactattcatctggtataatcttccttatctctctctacaatatactcctagccaattagcatacaacttatacatctaagtttactgacttgggcgtcggagtgggtacgcttggctcaaagccaagccctcagttcgttcattgttgcaggagaggccgagaggaacgattaaggccaagggagaatccaacccaagacatcattcaacaagccacgggtggtaactatacttgctctggaattacacccggaacaattggcgccgtctgtgggaaaagacactagaagctagtcacattcattcccaaaacaaaaaaaacaaacacacaaaaacccacccaaaaagccaagaagatgtcgaaacaacaagacgcagtcgtgaccgacgaaaccgcgttccaccaagatgataccttcaacatttctggagtcgtgcagccctccaccggcggggtaatccaaccggagttcgggatgccgataataccggacacgccgccgaccaaccagtcaccatcatggggcatgtGGTTGACATAAAGCAAAGccgaaaatggtcctggacctaattagtaatacgtcgctcacaccgtcacgccgacaagagcggcggaaagcATCCAGGAGAccggggcccaaaatgtgactcgagaaatttgaacggagcactaggagaagccgacccaaAGCAAAGTCGctgggggagcccaaagtgggcgtggtagacctaagtccttcccgtactCGTGGGAGGACggcgtccccgcaaca from Silene latifolia isolate original U9 population chromosome 3, ASM4854445v1, whole genome shotgun sequence harbors:
- the LOC141647028 gene encoding uncharacterized protein At4g28440-like, with amino-acid sequence MASQNQNQQQTTRPPLRKPTFIKVDQIKPGSTGHTLTATVVSSTAVPHRGRGRNTRIAECLVGDETGTIIFTARNDQVDIMKPGTTVNLRNAKIDMFKNTMRLAVDKWGRIEVTEPARFTVNEENNVSLVEYELVNVTEEAP